A single Echinimonas agarilytica DNA region contains:
- the add gene encoding adenosine deaminase has protein sequence MNQRLPVVDLHRHLDGNIRVSTIVELAAQHDLVLPAHTVEEMAPYVQVQGKENDLLGFLKKLDWMVAVLADLDAVKRVAYENVEDAVNSGLDYTELRFSPYYMAMTHQLNLNDVVAAVMSGVDAGRADFGAHVNVIGIMSRSFGQQACQQELEAILNFRDDFVAVDLAGDERGFPSSQFESHFKQVRDAGLGITVHAGEAAGAESVWHAVRSLGASRIGHGVRSVEDPALMEYLAQHRIGIESCPTSNLHTSTVSSYDTHPLRQFLEADICIGLNTDDPGVSAIDIAHEYRIAKHELGLTDSQITQLQHNGLEMAFLSKQERQQLISATQSRNS, from the coding sequence ATGAATCAACGACTCCCTGTTGTAGACCTACACCGCCATCTAGACGGCAATATTCGTGTGTCCACTATTGTCGAGCTAGCGGCACAACACGATCTTGTATTGCCTGCACACACCGTTGAAGAGATGGCACCGTATGTGCAGGTTCAAGGTAAAGAAAATGATTTGTTGGGCTTTTTGAAAAAGCTTGACTGGATGGTGGCGGTATTAGCCGATTTGGATGCCGTGAAGCGAGTGGCTTACGAAAATGTTGAAGATGCAGTGAACTCTGGTTTGGACTACACCGAACTCCGCTTTAGTCCATATTACATGGCGATGACACATCAACTTAACCTCAACGATGTCGTTGCTGCGGTGATGAGTGGTGTAGATGCTGGGCGAGCTGATTTTGGCGCTCACGTGAATGTCATTGGGATTATGTCGCGTAGCTTTGGGCAGCAAGCATGTCAGCAGGAACTTGAAGCGATTTTGAATTTTCGAGATGATTTTGTTGCGGTAGATTTAGCGGGCGACGAGCGCGGCTTTCCCAGCTCTCAGTTTGAATCTCACTTCAAACAAGTGCGAGATGCTGGGTTGGGTATAACTGTGCATGCAGGCGAGGCGGCCGGAGCGGAAAGTGTATGGCATGCAGTGCGTTCATTAGGTGCCAGTCGAATAGGGCATGGCGTAAGATCAGTAGAAGATCCTGCATTGATGGAATATCTGGCGCAACATCGAATTGGAATTGAATCTTGCCCAACCAGTAATCTGCATACGTCCACGGTGAGTAGTTATGATACGCATCCACTGCGCCAATTTTTGGAAGCCGATATTTGTATTGGTTTGAATACGGACGACCCGGGTGTGAGCGCAATTGATATTGCTCATGAGTACCGTATTGCCAAGCATGAGTTGGGTCTAACCGATTCGCAAATAACTCAGTTGCAACACAATGGTCTTGAAATGGCTTTTCTATCGAAACAAGAACGCCAGCAACTAATTTCCGCAACACAATCTCGCAATTCGTGA
- a CDS encoding DUF805 domain-containing protein, whose amino-acid sequence MDYFVDALRKFAVFSGRERRKSYWMFVLFYLIFYIVAALIDQMIGGMTISTIFTLLLLVPSISISARRLHDTGRTGWWQLIGLIPLVGMLVLIFFYCQDSDDGANDYGANPKL is encoded by the coding sequence ATGGACTATTTTGTGGATGCATTGCGTAAATTTGCGGTTTTTTCGGGGCGAGAAAGACGTAAATCTTACTGGATGTTCGTACTGTTTTATTTGATTTTTTATATCGTCGCAGCACTCATCGATCAAATGATTGGTGGTATGACAATATCGACGATATTTACACTCTTATTACTCGTACCGTCTATTAGCATTTCAGCCCGACGGCTGCATGATACTGGCCGAACCGGCTGGTGGCAGCTGATCGGTTTGATCCCATTAGTGGGCATGCTTGTTCTCATTTTCTTTTATTGCCAAGACAGTGACGATGGCGCCAATGATTATGGGGCAAATCCTAAGCTCTAG
- a CDS encoding HAMP domain-containing sensor histidine kinase, which produces MRKLISSFYSKLALAVLTCFVLIGALLLLLATQVSSEYQKEVEQKLHLELAEHLVYDNQLFQQGDLNQAAIKNAFHSMMILGPSFEFYILAPDGKVLTYSADPSKIKRQYVSLTPLKSFLSGQQTLPIIGDDPRGQSRQKIFSAAEIREDGELRGYLYIIIGGEIYDSVVSILRDSHIMTLGVWGILLTLVFSSLIVLIIFALLTRPLRRLSNDISSLQQKGFDEGIAIVSDWRQDSHDEIQKLGSAFNDMAATLNRQYQKVQSTDQLRRELVSYVSHDLRTPLSALQGYLETWQLKHEHLTPEDSEHLIQIALDNAHRTSQLVEQLFELAHLDSDNVTLNTEPVAIAELVQDVIQKLQLAAIEKQVSLTVSPEDPSLMANADIQRIERVFTNLIDNAIRHCQSGDSITVHIDARDNHGKLGIRVTDTGCGIPEDEIGQIFEPHFRASNSSDNGRVHSGLGLAITERILALHNSLIEVSSKPTQGTEFRFQLASV; this is translated from the coding sequence ATGCGTAAGCTTATTAGTTCGTTTTATAGCAAACTCGCGCTGGCAGTATTGACCTGTTTCGTACTCATTGGCGCTCTGCTCCTGTTGCTGGCGACTCAAGTCTCCAGCGAATACCAAAAAGAAGTTGAGCAAAAGTTACACTTAGAGCTTGCAGAGCACCTAGTGTATGACAATCAACTGTTTCAGCAGGGTGACTTAAACCAAGCAGCCATTAAAAATGCATTCCATTCGATGATGATTCTGGGACCAAGTTTTGAGTTTTATATCTTAGCGCCAGACGGTAAGGTACTCACCTACTCCGCCGATCCATCTAAAATTAAGCGACAATACGTGAGCTTAACGCCGCTCAAGTCGTTTTTATCCGGTCAGCAAACCCTCCCCATTATTGGCGATGATCCGCGTGGTCAGAGCCGACAAAAGATATTCTCTGCCGCCGAGATCCGAGAAGACGGCGAACTCAGAGGCTATTTGTACATCATTATTGGTGGAGAGATTTACGACAGTGTGGTGAGCATTTTAAGAGACAGCCACATTATGACACTGGGAGTATGGGGCATATTACTCACGCTGGTGTTTAGTTCACTTATTGTGTTGATCATTTTTGCACTACTGACACGGCCACTGCGCCGCTTGTCGAACGATATCAGTTCTTTGCAGCAAAAAGGCTTTGATGAAGGTATTGCCATCGTATCGGACTGGCGACAAGACTCGCATGATGAAATTCAAAAATTAGGCAGTGCTTTCAATGATATGGCAGCAACACTGAACCGCCAGTATCAAAAAGTTCAAAGCACGGATCAACTTAGGCGTGAACTCGTTTCGTATGTCTCGCACGACTTAAGAACACCATTGTCTGCGCTGCAAGGCTACTTAGAAACTTGGCAACTCAAGCATGAACATTTAACCCCCGAAGACAGTGAGCATTTAATTCAAATTGCACTGGACAATGCGCATCGAACCAGTCAATTAGTTGAACAATTATTTGAACTCGCTCATTTAGACAGTGACAACGTGACTTTAAATACAGAACCCGTCGCCATTGCCGAATTAGTGCAAGACGTTATCCAGAAATTACAGCTCGCCGCCATTGAAAAACAGGTCTCTTTAACCGTGAGCCCAGAAGATCCGAGTCTGATGGCCAATGCTGACATTCAACGTATTGAGCGGGTATTCACCAACCTTATCGACAATGCCATTCGCCACTGCCAATCGGGCGACAGTATTACGGTCCATATTGATGCTAGAGACAATCATGGAAAGCTAGGAATACGCGTGACTGATACCGGCTGCGGCATCCCCGAAGATGAGATAGGACAAATTTTTGAACCTCATTTTCGAGCGAGCAATAGCTCCGACAATGGCCGCGTCCATAGTGGCTTGGGACTCGCCATTACAGAACGCATATTGGCGTTGCATAACAGTTTGATTGAGGTGTCTTCAAAGCCCACGCAGGGCACAGAGTTCCGGTTTCAATTAGCGTCAGTATAG
- a CDS encoding response regulator transcription factor: MSSRILVIEDDQDINQLISMNLSDMQHHVDTCEHGEQGLQRATCEPYDLIVLDLMLPGIDGLEICRRLRAEQDATPILMVTARDSELDRVIGLEMGADDYLTKPFSIRELQARVKAMLRRMEMMTQARSEPQESVIQHGALSIDVARRRVTLHQQFVELTSTEFDLLLHMARAPGLVFSRSQLLDQVWGYKHSGYEHTVNSHINRLRTKLEQDPSKPEYVLTVWGVGYKFSDA, encoded by the coding sequence ATGTCATCGCGAATATTAGTCATTGAAGACGATCAGGATATTAATCAACTGATCAGCATGAACCTGTCAGACATGCAACATCATGTCGACACTTGTGAGCACGGAGAGCAGGGCCTTCAACGCGCAACCTGTGAACCCTATGATCTGATTGTGTTAGATCTCATGCTTCCGGGAATTGATGGTTTGGAAATTTGTCGGCGTTTAAGAGCCGAACAAGACGCAACTCCAATTTTAATGGTGACAGCCCGCGACTCTGAACTCGACCGTGTGATTGGCCTTGAAATGGGCGCAGATGATTACCTCACCAAGCCATTTAGTATTCGAGAACTACAAGCCCGAGTGAAAGCTATGCTTCGGCGCATGGAAATGATGACCCAAGCTCGCTCAGAGCCGCAAGAGTCTGTGATTCAGCACGGCGCGCTGAGCATTGATGTTGCCCGACGTCGCGTCACGCTTCATCAGCAATTTGTGGAGTTAACATCCACAGAATTCGACCTGTTGCTGCATATGGCGCGCGCACCAGGACTGGTATTTAGCCGCTCGCAATTGTTAGATCAAGTTTGGGGATACAAGCACAGTGGCTATGAGCATACTGTGAACTCCCATATCAATCGGTTACGAACCAAACTTGAACAAGACCCATCAAAACCCGAATACGTTCTAACCGTATGGGGTGTAGGATACAAATTTAGTGATGCGTAA
- a CDS encoding spondin domain-containing protein has protein sequence MRKSTHTFKVLSSLTLATLLTACGSDNDNDNNDEPETADFEVTIVNATAAQPFSPLTIGLHDAETSLWTFGEESSEALEQMAEGGDNSGLLAMLEGAHASASGAGIIMPGLSETVMLSSEVDEPIYFSATTMLVNTNDAFAGVNSADISALAAGESMTWSLHLYDAGTEANSELAGSIPGPADSGEGFNANRDDVMNKISRHPGLVTQADDPDSVLLSQHRVIGSVATLTVTRMN, from the coding sequence ATGAGAAAATCAACTCACACATTCAAAGTACTCAGTAGCTTAACGCTTGCTACCTTGCTCACTGCTTGCGGTAGTGACAATGACAATGACAATAATGACGAGCCAGAGACAGCGGATTTTGAAGTCACGATTGTCAATGCAACCGCGGCTCAACCTTTCTCTCCGCTCACGATTGGGCTTCACGATGCGGAAACATCGCTGTGGACATTTGGGGAAGAATCATCAGAAGCTCTAGAGCAAATGGCAGAAGGTGGTGATAACTCGGGCTTATTGGCCATGCTTGAAGGTGCGCACGCCAGTGCTTCAGGTGCAGGCATTATCATGCCCGGTTTGTCAGAAACCGTCATGTTGTCTTCAGAAGTCGATGAACCTATCTACTTTTCTGCCACCACTATGTTGGTCAATACCAATGATGCATTTGCAGGTGTAAACAGTGCAGACATATCAGCTCTAGCCGCAGGAGAAAGCATGACGTGGTCGCTTCATTTATACGACGCGGGCACCGAGGCAAACAGCGAGTTAGCGGGCTCAATCCCTGGCCCTGCTGATAGCGGTGAAGGTTTTAATGCAAATCGTGACGATGTAATGAATAAAATTTCCCGTCATCCCGGTCTAGTTACTCAGGCGGATGATCCTGATTCGGTTTTATTATCACAACATCGAGTCATTGGATCCGTGGCAACCCTGACAGTAACGCGCATGAATTGA
- a CDS encoding spondin domain-containing protein: MNIKHALFAIPMLAAPALSQAATVDVTITNLTQGIYFTPILVTAHSGDTHLFQVGQAASPELQMMAEGGDISGLVGIADSISAVSAQNPAGGLLAPTEYTMMTDWDTGTNNQLSITTMLLPTNDGFVGLDAWDIPTEAGTYTIYLNGYDAGTEANDEIVNGGGMSGVPGIPANPGMNGGMNATGVINTEVNSMIHIHPGNVGDSDADGGVSDLDSRIHRWLNPVAKVVVTVK; this comes from the coding sequence ATGAACATCAAACACGCACTCTTCGCAATCCCAATGTTGGCAGCTCCTGCTCTTTCTCAAGCGGCTACAGTCGACGTTACTATTACTAATTTAACGCAAGGCATTTACTTCACTCCTATCTTAGTCACCGCTCACAGTGGCGACACTCACTTATTTCAAGTCGGCCAAGCCGCATCACCAGAACTGCAAATGATGGCCGAAGGTGGCGACATTTCGGGTTTAGTGGGTATCGCGGACTCTATCTCTGCAGTGTCCGCGCAAAACCCAGCGGGCGGTTTACTCGCTCCAACTGAATACACCATGATGACCGATTGGGACACAGGCACTAACAATCAACTCAGCATCACTACCATGTTACTGCCAACAAATGATGGGTTTGTTGGGTTAGACGCATGGGATATTCCAACCGAAGCTGGCACCTACACCATTTATTTGAACGGATATGATGCGGGCACCGAAGCCAATGATGAAATCGTCAACGGTGGCGGAATGTCTGGCGTACCAGGCATTCCTGCAAACCCAGGAATGAACGGCGGCATGAATGCCACCGGCGTAATCAATACCGAAGTGAACAGCATGATTCACATTCACCCAGGTAATGTCGGCGATAGCGATGCGGATGGCGGAGTCAGTGATTTAGACAGCCGCATTCACCGCTGGTTAAACCCCGTAGCCAAAGTTGTAGTAACAGTTAAGTAA
- the pulA gene encoding pullulanase-type alpha-1,6-glucosidase, translating into MKMRPTQGALVCASILATLTLSGCGGSSNNNPSSGDDLVTVGENQVAVYFNQNTETPDYDGWGLHIWNGDDCPDGYSQAMIDRADSNWNNWDDPFPIQDVNQTYGAYWVLDINPDASCAHFIIHKGNETGTGSENGILDLAQADGHVFTFQGFSDIHYSPIETPPVAIAGASAHMTDANTLRWNAPETATQIMLLASSAGDIALEGGEVVGTYNSIELSSATAEDNAPNHLKDIAALTHNATNEELKAALKTQLIVVAMNDENKLLAATKVQIPLALDALYTSGDNDADEAELGSMISAASTVFSVWAPTATQVNVLAFDADKNALSGSPFALTEDPDTGIWSADTDVPEFSYYQYEVSVYHPTTGKMETLITTDPYSLSLSMNSVYSQVVDLEHTNLKPAGWDNHSVPLTAPQDIVIYESHIRDFSAFDATVSAENRGKYLAFTETNSTSMQHIKELRDAGLTHFHLMPAFDIATINEDPEQRVDISDTVGKLCGLNSNASVCSEDSDTTLISLLEACDSSTQCAETIVDDIRGLDSFNWGYDPYHYGAPEGSYASDAEGTTRIVEFREMVQSLHEQDLNVVMDVVYNHTNASGINEKSVLDKVVPGYYHRLNVDTGSVEQSTCCDNTATEHRMMAKLMTDTLVIWAEQYKIDSFRFDLMGHQPLEAMKESLEAVHEVSPHNYFYGEGWNYGEVENDTRFVQATQLNLNGTGIGSFSDRLRDAVRGGGPFDSGDGIRQSQGLGNGLYTLPNNLNTADDAEKTQWLKQADIARVELSGNLAEFVLVDRNGTAKRGKDVDYNGQPAGYTANPTEVQSYVSKHDNQTLWDNNQYKLPTGLSAFDRARMQNLSLSFPLLGQGIPFIHMGADLLRSKSMERDSYDSGDWFNTVDFDGMSNNWDKGLPRDDKDGSNYDLIKTIIADTSTVASTTEIGLTTDVFREYLAIRSGSKLFGLGTGEAVMARVDYHNTGSDQIAGLIVQSIDDGVNAGADLDPNYDAIVVIYNLDSAEHTVDVPANSELHPIQQASADADIRTIDVSAGQATVPAFTTAVIVVPQNSVQGAGIPVSAKDMGDIAPFGDTKVYIRGDMNGWDPVNEATFTGNGIYQSTIALEAGDYAFKFADATWGDVNYDFSGIEQGSDSLALSDKDGNILVTIANAGLYTFNVDASDTSQLKLNVEASADTPTFGDTAVYMRGSFDSGWAALEDYKFTYQGLGIYNLTAALTAGDVNFKIADDAWGDVNYGQDDGVVTVDTPMTLEFNKGDVQFNVPTDGNYTLTFDALNLSLTLSEQ; encoded by the coding sequence ATGAAAATGAGACCCACTCAGGGAGCGCTTGTTTGCGCCTCAATACTTGCAACACTCACTCTATCCGGCTGCGGTGGCAGTAGTAATAACAATCCTTCGAGCGGTGATGACCTTGTGACAGTTGGTGAAAACCAAGTTGCAGTCTACTTCAATCAAAACACCGAAACCCCAGACTATGACGGATGGGGACTACACATCTGGAATGGTGATGACTGCCCCGACGGGTATAGCCAAGCTATGATCGACCGTGCAGATTCAAATTGGAACAACTGGGACGACCCTTTCCCCATTCAAGATGTCAACCAAACGTACGGTGCTTACTGGGTACTCGACATCAACCCAGATGCAAGCTGCGCTCACTTCATTATTCACAAAGGAAATGAGACTGGTACTGGCTCAGAAAATGGTATTCTTGATCTCGCTCAAGCCGACGGACACGTATTCACATTTCAAGGTTTCAGCGACATTCATTACAGTCCTATAGAGACCCCTCCAGTTGCTATTGCTGGTGCTTCTGCGCACATGACCGATGCCAATACGCTTCGTTGGAATGCTCCTGAGACAGCCACTCAAATTATGTTACTAGCTTCATCAGCAGGCGACATTGCACTCGAAGGCGGTGAAGTCGTCGGCACCTACAACAGCATTGAACTCAGTTCAGCCACGGCAGAGGACAACGCCCCAAATCATTTAAAAGACATTGCTGCATTGACCCACAATGCAACAAACGAAGAACTCAAAGCAGCGCTAAAAACTCAGTTAATAGTCGTTGCGATGAACGATGAAAACAAGCTGTTAGCCGCCACAAAAGTGCAAATACCATTGGCGCTGGATGCACTCTACACATCCGGAGACAATGACGCAGACGAAGCTGAACTCGGCTCAATGATTTCAGCAGCGAGCACGGTATTTTCGGTGTGGGCTCCGACCGCAACTCAAGTAAACGTTTTAGCATTTGATGCCGACAAAAATGCGCTTAGCGGTTCACCATTCGCACTCACAGAAGATCCTGACACAGGGATTTGGAGCGCAGACACAGACGTACCTGAATTTAGCTATTATCAATATGAAGTCAGTGTTTATCACCCAACCACGGGTAAGATGGAAACACTCATCACAACCGACCCATATTCATTAAGCTTATCGATGAATTCTGTTTACTCACAGGTTGTCGATTTAGAGCATACAAATCTTAAGCCCGCTGGCTGGGATAATCACTCTGTTCCACTCACCGCGCCTCAAGATATTGTGATTTATGAAAGTCATATTCGAGATTTTAGTGCATTCGATGCCACTGTGAGCGCCGAAAACCGCGGTAAATATTTAGCATTTACTGAAACCAATTCGACCTCCATGCAACACATCAAAGAACTTCGAGATGCAGGTCTTACGCACTTTCATTTAATGCCTGCATTTGATATCGCCACTATTAATGAAGATCCAGAACAACGAGTTGATATCAGCGACACTGTGGGCAAACTATGTGGCCTTAACTCAAATGCATCCGTGTGTTCTGAAGACAGCGACACCACACTCATTAGCTTGCTTGAGGCATGTGATTCAAGCACCCAATGTGCAGAAACCATTGTCGATGATATTCGTGGACTCGATAGCTTTAATTGGGGCTACGACCCATACCATTATGGCGCACCAGAAGGTAGCTACGCCAGTGATGCAGAAGGCACTACCCGCATTGTGGAGTTTCGTGAAATGGTGCAAAGCCTTCACGAACAAGATCTCAATGTGGTCATGGATGTTGTTTACAACCACACTAATGCATCAGGTATAAACGAAAAGTCTGTGCTCGATAAAGTCGTTCCCGGTTACTACCACCGTTTAAATGTTGATACCGGTTCAGTGGAACAGTCAACATGCTGCGACAATACAGCGACCGAGCATCGCATGATGGCCAAGCTCATGACCGACACGCTTGTGATTTGGGCTGAGCAATACAAAATTGATAGCTTCCGCTTCGACCTCATGGGCCACCAGCCATTAGAGGCGATGAAAGAATCACTTGAAGCTGTGCATGAAGTGAGCCCTCATAACTATTTCTACGGCGAAGGCTGGAACTACGGAGAAGTTGAAAACGACACTCGCTTCGTGCAGGCAACACAGCTCAACCTGAATGGCACCGGTATTGGTTCATTCTCAGACCGATTACGCGATGCTGTTCGTGGAGGTGGGCCATTCGACAGCGGCGATGGGATTCGCCAAAGCCAAGGTTTGGGCAATGGCTTATATACACTACCCAACAACTTAAATACGGCGGACGATGCCGAAAAAACGCAATGGTTAAAGCAGGCTGATATCGCACGTGTAGAGCTTTCAGGCAACCTAGCTGAGTTTGTTTTAGTGGATCGCAACGGCACTGCCAAGCGCGGTAAAGACGTTGACTACAATGGCCAACCTGCCGGCTATACGGCAAACCCGACGGAAGTACAGAGTTACGTATCCAAACACGATAACCAAACACTGTGGGACAACAATCAATATAAGTTGCCTACAGGTTTGAGTGCATTCGATCGTGCCCGTATGCAGAACTTATCGTTGAGCTTCCCTCTTCTGGGCCAAGGGATTCCATTCATCCATATGGGAGCCGACTTGTTGCGTTCAAAATCAATGGAGCGGGATAGCTACGACTCTGGCGATTGGTTCAACACCGTTGACTTTGATGGTATGAGCAACAATTGGGACAAGGGCTTACCACGTGACGATAAAGACGGTTCGAACTACGACCTTATCAAAACGATTATTGCTGATACTTCAACCGTTGCCAGCACCACTGAAATAGGCCTGACAACGGATGTGTTCCGAGAATATCTCGCCATTCGCAGTGGTTCCAAGCTCTTCGGGCTAGGCACAGGCGAAGCGGTCATGGCTCGAGTTGACTATCACAATACAGGTAGCGATCAAATTGCGGGGTTGATCGTTCAATCCATTGACGACGGTGTTAACGCCGGTGCAGATCTCGATCCAAACTACGATGCCATCGTTGTTATCTACAACTTAGATAGCGCAGAGCACACCGTGGATGTGCCTGCCAACTCTGAATTACATCCCATTCAACAAGCGTCTGCCGATGCTGACATTCGTACAATCGATGTCAGTGCAGGACAAGCGACCGTTCCAGCATTTACAACCGCCGTTATTGTGGTTCCGCAAAATAGTGTCCAAGGTGCAGGTATTCCAGTGTCAGCCAAAGACATGGGCGACATAGCTCCATTTGGAGACACTAAAGTCTACATTCGTGGTGATATGAATGGCTGGGATCCTGTCAATGAAGCGACATTTACCGGCAACGGTATTTATCAATCAACCATCGCTTTAGAGGCTGGAGACTATGCCTTTAAGTTTGCTGATGCGACTTGGGGCGATGTGAACTATGACTTTAGTGGCATTGAGCAAGGTTCGGACTCACTCGCACTGAGCGACAAAGATGGAAATATCCTTGTCACCATCGCAAATGCAGGGTTGTACACATTTAACGTAGATGCCAGTGATACCAGTCAATTGAAGTTGAACGTCGAAGCGTCTGCCGATACTCCTACATTTGGTGACACTGCAGTGTACATGCGTGGCAGTTTCGATAGTGGCTGGGCGGCATTAGAAGACTACAAATTCACCTATCAAGGATTAGGCATATATAACCTCACTGCTGCGCTAACAGCTGGCGATGTTAACTTCAAAATTGCTGACGATGCGTGGGGTGATGTGAACTATGGCCAAGACGATGGCGTGGTCACCGTTGATACCCCTATGACTTTGGAGTTCAACAAGGGAGATGTGCAGTTCAATGTTCCCACTGATGGCAATTATACGCTGACATTTGATGCCCTGAACCTGAGTTTGACTCTGTCAGAACAATAA
- the pyrC gene encoding dihydroorotase, which produces MAQTLTITRPDDWHIHFRDGAMMATAVPATANVFGRAIVMPNLQPPVVDAEQAVAYYDRLKGCLADNSQFEPLMTLYLTDQTTPEMIKAAAASGVVKACKLYPANATTNSAHGVTDVAGLNDTFAEMEKQGILLLVHGEVTDHDIDVFDREKEFIERHMVHVVKANPNLKIVFEHITTADAVEFVLESSVNVAATITPQHLMYNRNDLLVGGVKPHNYCLPVLKRNTHQKALQKAVASGSSKFFLGTDSAPHLKSAKESSCGCAGCYSAPAALELYAHIFDQLGCLDKLEGFASHYGADFYGLPRNTDTVTLVNEAWPMPEQVTVGDEPLVPFFAGQIINWKVQ; this is translated from the coding sequence GTGGCTCAAACATTGACGATCACTCGCCCCGACGACTGGCATATTCATTTCCGTGACGGAGCGATGATGGCAACGGCGGTTCCAGCAACTGCAAATGTATTTGGACGCGCAATTGTGATGCCAAATTTACAGCCCCCCGTGGTTGATGCAGAACAAGCGGTGGCTTACTACGATCGGTTAAAAGGCTGTTTAGCTGACAACAGTCAGTTCGAGCCACTCATGACGCTTTACCTAACGGACCAAACCACACCAGAGATGATTAAGGCTGCAGCGGCGTCAGGCGTGGTTAAGGCATGTAAGCTGTATCCTGCCAATGCCACCACAAATTCAGCTCATGGTGTAACCGATGTTGCGGGCCTCAACGACACGTTTGCAGAAATGGAAAAGCAGGGCATTTTGTTGTTGGTTCATGGTGAAGTCACCGATCATGACATTGATGTTTTTGACCGTGAAAAAGAATTTATTGAACGGCATATGGTTCATGTAGTGAAGGCAAATCCAAATCTTAAAATCGTGTTTGAGCACATTACCACCGCCGATGCCGTGGAGTTTGTACTCGAAAGCTCAGTTAATGTTGCTGCAACTATTACACCTCAACATTTAATGTATAACCGCAATGATTTGCTGGTGGGCGGTGTTAAACCTCACAATTATTGTTTGCCTGTACTAAAGCGAAATACACATCAGAAAGCATTACAAAAAGCCGTCGCTTCAGGCTCTTCAAAGTTCTTCTTGGGTACCGATTCAGCTCCTCATTTGAAAAGTGCGAAAGAAAGTAGTTGTGGCTGCGCGGGTTGTTACAGCGCACCTGCTGCACTAGAACTCTATGCACATATCTTCGATCAACTTGGCTGCTTGGATAAGTTAGAGGGCTTCGCAAGCCACTACGGTGCAGATTTTTATGGTTTGCCGCGTAACACCGACACGGTGACTTTGGTGAACGAAGCATGGCCAATGCCAGAGCAAGTGACGGTAGGGGATGAGCCTTTAGTTCCATTTTTTGCGGGCCAAATCATTAATTGGAAAGTTCAATAG
- a CDS encoding ester cyclase, with translation MDSINNKQLVRSFLKVFFKDSEQLRMLCVPSVKLHFRGGLLADGIEELVKFGQQQNKCFPDIEFNVQHVIAERDAAAVRLTQSGHHRHLWNGISAQGYAFEVDEMVFFEIKDHRIVQIWPMLDLELKRAQLT, from the coding sequence ATGGACTCAATTAACAATAAGCAACTCGTTCGCTCGTTTCTAAAGGTTTTTTTCAAGGATAGTGAACAACTTCGAATGCTTTGCGTGCCATCGGTTAAGCTTCATTTTCGAGGCGGTCTTCTCGCAGATGGGATTGAAGAGCTCGTTAAATTTGGGCAACAGCAGAATAAGTGCTTTCCCGACATAGAATTCAACGTTCAGCATGTGATTGCTGAACGGGATGCCGCAGCAGTGCGGCTTACTCAGTCTGGACATCATCGTCATTTATGGAATGGCATATCAGCTCAAGGTTATGCATTTGAAGTTGATGAGATGGTGTTCTTCGAAATCAAAGATCATCGTATTGTTCAAATATGGCCCATGCTTGATCTTGAACTCAAACGTGCCCAACTCACGTAA